One part of the Quercus lobata isolate SW786 chromosome 7, ValleyOak3.0 Primary Assembly, whole genome shotgun sequence genome encodes these proteins:
- the LOC115953598 gene encoding putative protein TPRXL, whose amino-acid sequence MAAVTGQREKNMIADRKWSDKKVEGDDGVRTVECLRGRLLAERQASRVAKENAELLGNKLIELESQLKEETKFRNKAEKKLKLLMKKLESLNISTISVESEQSSTSEKCEMSCTSSTSTSVSRHPEEDEPKSQFSSPQISQNLEHNVSEISTPTQSHSSPSTENDFSPQGSSSASASASSNSNSNHDDPSHKLSPSSEDPRSDNHSCSSLKSSIVENESDHENDVDNSLALVPLSFPMTSKTVEVKPLNESVCEVLNALRNVKEEIQSSMQRRHMVRVGPI is encoded by the exons ATGGCTGCAGTGACAGGCCAAAGAGAAAAGAACATGATAGCTGATAGAAAATGGAG TGATAAGAAAGTGGAAGGGGATGATGGTGTTAGAACTGTGGAGTGCCTGAGAGGCAGATTGCTTGCAGAGAGACAAGCTTCAAGGGTTGCTAAAGAAAATGCAGAGCTCCTAGGCAACAAG TTGATAGAGCTAGAGAGCCAACTTAAAGAAGAGACAAAATTCAGGAACAAAGCTGAGAAGAAGCTTAAATTATTGATGAAGAAGCTTGAATCTTTGAACATTTCTACAATATCTGTGGAATCAGAGCAATCTAGTACATCCGAAAAGTGTGAAATGTCTTGTACATCATCCACAAGTACATCAGTTTCCAGACACCCAGAAGAAGAtgaacccaaatcccaattctCAAGcccacaaatttcacaaaatctGGAGCACAATGTCTCAGAAATCTCTACACCCACTCAAAGCCATTCAAGTCCTTCCACTGAAAATGATTTTAGTCCTCAAGGTAGTTCTAGTGCTAGTGCTAGTGCTAGTTCCAATTCTAATTCTAATCACGATGACCCTTCCCATAAATTGAGCCCCAGCTCTGAAGATCCAAGGTCTGATAATCATAG TTGTTCAAGCTTAAAATCTTCAATAGTAGAAAATGAGAGTGATCATGAGAATGATGTTGATAACTCGTTGGCATTAGTTCCGTTGAGTTTTCCAATGACCTCAAAGACTGTTGAAGTGAAGCCATTGAATGAAAGTGTTTGTGAAGTTCTTAATGCTCTAAGGAATGTCAAGGAAGAGATTCAGAGCTCAATGCAGAGAAGACACATGGTTCGTGTTGGTCCAATTTAA
- the LOC115953470 gene encoding E3 ubiquitin-protein ligase SGR9, amyloplastic, translated as MKEETTTTTIMAALSTLTPPQLSDLTHSIFSDIHHRHHRLSALLSSPTLFSLTLHHLHSLSLPQKTLLIARNLLSSLRHLTLHLHPKPYSSPPPIPSNTLKQKDLDAILLLLLLCETRQHNPESLETESPAEWRGILSKLVSDTMLRNSGIGFYNGSVLIPYVEMVTRCWRFVGEMGYCCDHNNGDGKMGREVAASAAVVVALPSVEVRGGGVECVICKEEMREGRDVCEFPCEHLFHWICILPWLRKRNTCPCCRFELPTDDVFGEIQRLWDVLIKVGNRSFDV; from the coding sequence ATGAAAGAAGAAACAACCACCACAACCATCATGGCTGCACTCTCTACTCTCACTCCTCCCCAGCTCTCAGATCTCACCCACTCCATTTTCTCAGATatccaccaccgccaccaccgcCTCTCAGCTCTCCTCAGCTCTCCCACTCTCTTTTCCCTCACTCTCCACCACCtccactctctttctctcccacaAAAAACCCTCCTCATTGCTCGCAACCTCCTCTCTTCCCTTCGCCACCTCACACTTCACCTCCACCCCAAACCATATTCATCACCGCCTCCAATACCCTCCAACACACTCAAGCAAAAAGACCTCGATGCAATTTTACTCCTACTACTACTCTGTGAAACTCGCCAACACAACCCAGAGTCTCTAGAAACCGAGTCTCCCGCCGAATGGCGCGGAATTCTAAGCAAACTAGTCTCTGATACCATGTTGAGGAATTCTGGTATTGGGTTCTATAATGGGTCGGTGTTGATTCCGTACGTTGAAATGGTGACGAGGTGTTGGAGGTTTGTGGGTGAAATGGGTTATTGCTGTGATCATAATAATGGTGATGGGAAGATGGGGAGAGAGGTGGCGGCGTCGGCGGCGGTGGTGGTGGCGCTGCCTTCTGTGGAGGTGAGAGGCGGTGGAGTTGAGTGTGTGATATGTAAGGaggagatgagagaagggagagaCGTGTGTGAGTTTCCATGCGAGCATTTGTTTCATTGGATTTGCATTTTGCCATGGTTAAGGAAGAGGAACACGTGTCCTTGCTGTCGGTTTGAGCTTCCTACTGATGATGTTTTCGGAGAGATCCAACGGCTGTGGGACGTCCTGATCAAGGTTGGTAATAGGAGTTTCGATGTATGA
- the LOC115951221 gene encoding pentatricopeptide repeat-containing protein At2g37310, translating into MRITKALNIRIQTASNGYVQQALQSLLAANGLDYGAYGCLIQHCTDHHLFRLGRQLHSRLVLFSVTPNNFLASKLITFYSKSNHLRDARNVFDKIPDKNIFSWNALLIGYSLNNRYLDTLKLFLSLVSSNLTDVKPDCYTISCVLKALSSLFSHSRSAKEVHCFVLRRGFDLDIFVVNALITQYSRCDEIGFARTVFDRMSERDIVSWNSMIAGYSQAGFYEECKELYREMLGSSGLRPNGMTIVSVLQACGQSHDLIFGIEVHRFINESQIDIDVSVYNAIIGLYAKCGSLDYARELFDEMSDKDEVTYGSIISGYMLHGFVDNAMDLFRNIKNPGLSTWNAVISGLVQNNRHEGVLDLVIEMQACGFKPNTVTISSILPTISCLSNLKVGKEIHAYSVKNNYDSNIYVSTAIIDTYAKSGFLHGAQRIFDQSKHKSLIIWTAIISAYAAHGDANTTLRLFNEMLNNGIRPDPVTFTAVLSACAHSGMVEEAWEIFDAMFMKYGIQPSVEHYACMVGVLSRAGRLSEAAEFVSKMPIEPSAKVWGALLNGAAVSGDVELGKFVCDHLFEIEPENTGNYIIMANLYSQAGRWEEADKTRERMKKIGLKKIPGSSWIETSGGLQIFIARDVSNGRAEEIYEILGGLLGLMREEGYVSRDELDEESVFS; encoded by the coding sequence ATGAGGATAACAAAGGCATTGAACATTCGAATACAGACCGCGTCCAACGGCTACGTCCAACAAGCCCTACAAAGTCTCTTAGCAGCCAATGGTCTCGACTACGGAGCTTATGGCTGCCTCATCCAGCACTGCACCGACCACCACCTCTTCCGCCTGGGCAGGCAGCTCCATTCTCGCCTCGTCCTCTTCTCCGTCACACCCAACAACTTTCTCGCCTCAAAGCTCATCACTTTCTACTCAAAATCAAATCACCTCCGCGATGCCCGTAACGTGTTCGATAAAATTCCCGACAAAAATATATTCTCTTGGAACGCTTTGCTCATTGGGTACTCCCTCAACAACAGGTACCTCGACACGCTGAAACTGTTTCTGTCCCTGGTGTCCTCTAATTTGACGGATGTAAAGCCCGATTGTTATACGATTTCGTGTGTTTTAAAGGCGTTATCGTCCTTGTTTTCTCATTCAAGGTCGGCCAAGGAGGTTCATTGTTTTGTTCTTCGACGTGGGTTTGACCTGGATATCTTTGTTGTTAATGCTTTGATTACGCAGTACTCGAGATGTGATGAGATTGGCTTTGCAAGAACTGTGTTTGATAGAATGTCTGAGAGAGATATTGTGTCTTGGAATTCAATGATAGCAGGGTATTCTCAAGCTGGGTTTTATGAGGAGTGTAAGGAATTGTATAGAGAGATGTTAGGTTCATCTGGGTTGCGGCCTAATGGGATGACAATTGTCAGTGTCTTGCAGGCATGTGGGCAGTCGCATGACCTTATTTTTGGGATAGAAGTTCATCGGTTCATAAATGAGAGCCAAATTGACATTGATGTTTCAGTTTATAATGCTATTATTGGGTTGTATGCAAAATGTGGTAGCTTGGACTATGCTCGAGAATTGTTTGATGAGATGAGTGACAAGGATGAAGTCACCTATGGATCGATAATTTCAGGGTACATGCTTCATGGTTTTGTCGACAACGCAATGGATCTTTTCCGAAACATAAAAAACCCGGGATTAAGTACATGGAATGCTGTGATTTCAGGTTTGGTTCAGAACAACCGGCATGAAGGAGTCTTAGATTTAGTTATAGAAATGCAAGCATGTGGTTTTAAACCAAATACTGTAACAATTTCGAGCATTCTCCCTACAATTTCATGCTTATCAAACCTAAAAGTAGGAAAGGAAATACATGCTTATtctgttaaaaacaattatgaCAGCAATATTTATGTGTCCACTGCCATTATAGACACTTATGCAAAATCAGGGTTTCTTCATGGGGCACAACGGatttttgatcaatcaaaaCATAAGAGCTTGATCATTTGGACAGCAATAATCTCAGCATATGCGGCCCATGGAGATGCTAACACTACTCTTCGTCTTTTTAATGAGATGCTAAATAATGGGATTAGGCCAGACCCAGTAACATTCACTGCTGTATTGTCAGCTTGTGCTCATTCTGGAATGGTAGAAGAAGCTTGGGAGATCTTCGATGCCATGTTTATGAAATATGGCATACAGCCTTCAGTTGAACATTATGCATGCATGGTAGGTGTTCTTAGCCGAGCTGGGAGACTATCTGAAGCTGCAGAATTTGTCTCCAAAATGCCAATTGAACCAAGTGCTAAAGTTTGGGGTGCATTGCTTAACGGGGCTGCTGTTTCTGGTGATGTTGAGCTGGGGAAGTTTGTTTGTGATCATTTGTTTGAGATTGAGCCTGAAAACACTGGGAATTACATTATTATGGCAAATCTGTATTCTCAAGCTGGGAGATGGGAAGAAGCTGATAAGACCAGGGAAAGGATGAAAAAAATTGGGTTGAAAAAGATCCCAGGCAGTAGTTGGATTGAAACAAGTGGAGGATTGCAAATCTTTATAGCCAGGGATGTATCAAATGGAAGAGCTGAAgagatttatgaaattttgggaGGATTGCTTGGGTTAATGAGAGAGGAAGGGTATGTTTCGAGGGATGAGTTAGATGAGGAGAGTGTTTTTAGTTGA